One Purpureocillium takamizusanense chromosome 1, complete sequence genomic window carries:
- a CDS encoding uncharacterized protein (COG:S~EggNog:ENOG503P6S9) encodes MADTFSGYDGRSHEPQCYNCGAVGHWAVACPEPTRATPAGLAAWKNAPAPSQGIPKHHGNSSKRSKGPIITKYAPPPPPQPPSYGPGMGPYQPPPPPPLLPGHHQHPNAIPGPPPAPHYSQYGTPSPSYPPGYTPPPYPYASGQPYHPPSPYGAPLQYTPPGYARPMPGPLPPAPYPGAPVAHDHRPPPSYYGQQAPQPAPAPYAHSSSHHSPRPPPPQPRPAPPAGFAQPPPKLPGTRMSHPLPPKPPPSQDQTKTQRDHRNKRKHDRQDSQDGRHRDHRGGNKHASHGSQYDAHAFPSSAGQRYSSSQGSPPSRPNHNHPKPSSQQFRKGNHSETQIRASTSPAKRSRSERAGGANKDQPEESIQAEPIGDEAGPAHKPPQGKEADRSQGPLVAHMPEVVDQVRLVDELAADDAAPERNTEDEAVETKTVSTDKEEGEIGNDDARTSTSSYEPTMMRQPQRSTSGEPGPHYKRSRSSDVEERQHHKKRRPDSPAPRSDKTSESGTVNGTLWDGLDVPRQADRKRRGSHASQGSKQSSASSKSSDLNSLEAELLGRPVKQKLVADSPPRQRSDRKPVKAKRRPANANSAYSRRW; translated from the exons atggcagACACCTTTTCCGGCTATGACGGTCGGTCCCATGAGCCGCAATGCTACAACTGCGGTGCCGTAGGGCACTGGGCGGTTGCATGTCCTGAACCTACCCGAGCAACGCCAGC TGGTTTGGCTGCCTGGAAGAACGCACCTGCTCCCAGTCAGGGCATACCGAAGCATCACGGCAATTCTTCCAAAAGATCGAAGGGacccatcatcaccaagtatgcgcctccacctccgccgcagcctccATCCTATGGCCCTGGCATGGGCCCCTAtcagcctccgcctccgcctccgcttCTCCCAGGACACCATCAACATCCTAATGCAATTCCtggaccgccgcccgcgccgcatTACTCTCAGTACGGCACTCCATCTCCGTCGTACCCCCCCGGctacacgccgccgccctatCCGTACGCTTCGGGCCAGCCCTATCACCCCCCAAGCCCTTATGGAGCTCCACTGCAATACACTCCTCCGGGCTACGCGCGTCCAATGCCGGGTCCTCTTCCACCTGCTCCGTACCCCGGAGCGCCTGTTGCCCACGACCACAGGCCACCACCGTCTTATTACGGCCAGCAAGCGCCtcagccggcgccggcgccgtatGCGCACTCTTCTTCGCACCACTCTCCCaggcccccgccgcctcagcctcgcccagcgccgccagcaggtttcgcacagccgccgcctaAGCTACCAGGCACTAGGATGAGCCATCCActgccgccgaagccgccgccgagccagGACCAGACCAAAACTCAACGCGATCACCGCAACAAACGCAAACACGACAGGCAGGATAGTCAAGACGGGCGTCACAGGGATCACAGGGGTGGAAACAAGCACGCGAGTCATGGCTCTCAGTACGATGCCCATGCCTTCCCCTCGTCAGCAGGACAACGTTACTCGTCTTCTCAGGGCTCACCGCCAAGCCGGCCAAACCACAACCATCCCAAGCCTAGTTCTCAGCAATTCCGCAAAGGCAATCACTCTGAAACGCAGATCCGCGCGTCTACGTCGCCAGCGAAAAGAAGTCGATCCGAGAGGGCCGGTGGAGCGAACAAAGACCAGCCAGAGGAATCAATACAAGCCGAACCCATCGGCGATGAAGCGGGTCCTGCTCACAAGCCGCCCCAGGGGAAAGAAGCCGATAGGTCCCAGGGTCCTCTGGTGGCGCATATGCCTGAAGTGGTTGACCAAGTGCGCCTTGtggacgagctcgcggcTGACGACGCTGCGCCGGAGCGCAacaccgaggacgaggctgtGGAGACTAAGACGGTCAGCACCGATAAGGAGGAAGGTGAGATTGGCAACGATGATGCGAGAACTAGCACCTCGTCGTATGAGCCTACGATGATGAGACAGCCACAACGGTCCACGTCTGGTGAACCTGGCCCGCACTACAAACGCTCGCGTAGCAGCGACGTGGAGGAGCGCCAACACCACAAGAAGCGAAGACCCGATAGCCCAGCACCGAGGAGTGACAAGACCAGCGAGAGCGGAACTGTGAATGGCACCCTCTGGGACGGACTCGACGTCCCTAGACAGGCCGACCGGAAACGCCGAGGTTCCCATGCGTCTCAGGGATCGAAGCAATCCTCTGCGTCCAGCAAGTCGTCGGACTTGAATTCTTTGGAGGCTGAGCTCTTAGGTCGGCCAGTGAAGCAGAAGCTCGTGGCCGACagtccgccgcgccagcgtTCGGACCGGAAACCCGTGAAGGCTAAGCGTCGTCCGGCCAACGCCAACTCGGCCTATAG ccgccgctggtaA
- a CDS encoding uncharacterized protein (COG:S~EggNog:ENOG503P6S9), whose protein sequence is MADTFSGYDGRSHEPQCYNCGAVGHWAVACPEPTRATPAGLAAWKNAPAPSQGIPKHHGNSSKRSKGPIITKYAPPPPPQPPSYGPGMGPYQPPPPPPLLPGHHQHPNAIPGPPPAPHYSQYGTPSPSYPPGYTPPPYPYASGQPYHPPSPYGAPLQYTPPGYARPMPGPLPPAPYPGAPVAHDHRPPPSYYGQQAPQPAPAPYAHSSSHHSPRPPPPQPRPAPPAGFAQPPPKLPGTRMSHPLPPKPPPSQDQTKTQRDHRNKRKHDRQDSQDGRHRDHRGGNKHASHGSQYDAHAFPSSAGQRYSSSQGSPPSRPNHNHPKPSSQQFRKGNHSETQIRASTSPAKRSRSERAGGANKDQPEESIQAEPIGDEAGPAHKPPQGKEADRSQGPLVAHMPEVVDQVRLVDELAADDAAPERNTEDEAVETKTVSTDKEEGEIGNDDARTSTSSYEPTMMRQPQRSTSGEPGPHYKRSRSSDVEERQHHKKRRPDSPAPRSDKTSESGTVNGTLWDGLDVPRQADRKRRGSHASQGSKQSSASSKSSDLNSLEAELLGRPVKQKLVADSPPRQRSDRKPVKAKRRPANANSAYRYDFISVSG, encoded by the exons atggcagACACCTTTTCCGGCTATGACGGTCGGTCCCATGAGCCGCAATGCTACAACTGCGGTGCCGTAGGGCACTGGGCGGTTGCATGTCCTGAACCTACCCGAGCAACGCCAGC TGGTTTGGCTGCCTGGAAGAACGCACCTGCTCCCAGTCAGGGCATACCGAAGCATCACGGCAATTCTTCCAAAAGATCGAAGGGacccatcatcaccaagtatgcgcctccacctccgccgcagcctccATCCTATGGCCCTGGCATGGGCCCCTAtcagcctccgcctccgcctccgcttCTCCCAGGACACCATCAACATCCTAATGCAATTCCtggaccgccgcccgcgccgcatTACTCTCAGTACGGCACTCCATCTCCGTCGTACCCCCCCGGctacacgccgccgccctatCCGTACGCTTCGGGCCAGCCCTATCACCCCCCAAGCCCTTATGGAGCTCCACTGCAATACACTCCTCCGGGCTACGCGCGTCCAATGCCGGGTCCTCTTCCACCTGCTCCGTACCCCGGAGCGCCTGTTGCCCACGACCACAGGCCACCACCGTCTTATTACGGCCAGCAAGCGCCtcagccggcgccggcgccgtatGCGCACTCTTCTTCGCACCACTCTCCCaggcccccgccgcctcagcctcgcccagcgccgccagcaggtttcgcacagccgccgcctaAGCTACCAGGCACTAGGATGAGCCATCCActgccgccgaagccgccgccgagccagGACCAGACCAAAACTCAACGCGATCACCGCAACAAACGCAAACACGACAGGCAGGATAGTCAAGACGGGCGTCACAGGGATCACAGGGGTGGAAACAAGCACGCGAGTCATGGCTCTCAGTACGATGCCCATGCCTTCCCCTCGTCAGCAGGACAACGTTACTCGTCTTCTCAGGGCTCACCGCCAAGCCGGCCAAACCACAACCATCCCAAGCCTAGTTCTCAGCAATTCCGCAAAGGCAATCACTCTGAAACGCAGATCCGCGCGTCTACGTCGCCAGCGAAAAGAAGTCGATCCGAGAGGGCCGGTGGAGCGAACAAAGACCAGCCAGAGGAATCAATACAAGCCGAACCCATCGGCGATGAAGCGGGTCCTGCTCACAAGCCGCCCCAGGGGAAAGAAGCCGATAGGTCCCAGGGTCCTCTGGTGGCGCATATGCCTGAAGTGGTTGACCAAGTGCGCCTTGtggacgagctcgcggcTGACGACGCTGCGCCGGAGCGCAacaccgaggacgaggctgtGGAGACTAAGACGGTCAGCACCGATAAGGAGGAAGGTGAGATTGGCAACGATGATGCGAGAACTAGCACCTCGTCGTATGAGCCTACGATGATGAGACAGCCACAACGGTCCACGTCTGGTGAACCTGGCCCGCACTACAAACGCTCGCGTAGCAGCGACGTGGAGGAGCGCCAACACCACAAGAAGCGAAGACCCGATAGCCCAGCACCGAGGAGTGACAAGACCAGCGAGAGCGGAACTGTGAATGGCACCCTCTGGGACGGACTCGACGTCCCTAGACAGGCCGACCGGAAACGCCGAGGTTCCCATGCGTCTCAGGGATCGAAGCAATCCTCTGCGTCCAGCAAGTCGTCGGACTTGAATTCTTTGGAGGCTGAGCTCTTAGGTCGGCCAGTGAAGCAGAAGCTCGTGGCCGACagtccgccgcgccagcgtTCGGACCGGAAACCCGTGAAGGCTAAGCGTCGTCCGGCCAACGCCAACTCGGCCTATAGGTACGATTTTATCTCGGTCTCAGGCTGA
- a CDS encoding uncharacterized protein (COG:S~SECRETED:SignalP(1-18~SECRETED:cutsite=AHG-VV~SECRETED:prob=0.7083)~EggNog:ENOG503P0UM) — protein MRYAFVYSALVACASAHGVVTSITGANGVVMPGLSIADGTPRDCSSNGCGSQADTSIIRDREIANGRASPLGRTQGNGPVDAAKMVNAFMSGTSAPTNKGKESSVGQEDDLSGLAGLTGLKGIGQRSNEESKRQLGGLLGGLLGGNGGGRGGGNAGTKSNKAAETMVAATAGNGQTQGMPTCSDNGEVTITYRQINQDGAGPLSAKIDPSSGGTDASAFQTAQVTQNVPGIVAGLSTATNTDFTVKVQMPQGMTCTGTVGNATNVCVGMVRNSTPAGPFGGSFAFTQPEKARARALAYRLKKRFEITRREELADFEVTEVDEDEDEE, from the exons ATGCGTTACGCTTTCGTCTActcggccctcgtcgcctgcgcctcggcgcaCGGAGTGGTCACCTCCATCACAGGCGCCAACGGTGTCGTGATGCCCGGATTGAGCA TTGCCGACGGCACCCCTCGCGACTGCTCGAGCAACGGTTGTGGCTCCCAGGCCGACACCTCCATCATCCGCGACCGTGAGATCGCCAACGGACGGGCCAGCCCCCTTGGCCGCACCCAGGGCAACGGCCCTGTTGACGCCGCAAAGATGGTCAACGCTTTCATGAGTGGCACGAGCGCCCCGACCAACAAGGGCAAAGAGTCCTCGGTCGGCCAAGAAGATGACCTctccggcctcgccggcctcaccggcctcaagggcatcggACAGCGGAGCAACGAAGAGAGCAagcgccagctcggcgggctcttgggcggcctcctcggtggcaatggcggcggccgcggtggtggcaaCGCTGGCACCAAGTCCAACAAGGCTGCCGAAACCATggtcgccgcgacggccggcaATGGTCAAACGCAGGGAATGCCCACCTGCAGTGACAATGGCGAGGTCACAATCACCTACCGTCAG ATCAACCAGGACGGTGCCGGGCCTCTGTCGGCCAAGATCGATCCCTCctccggcggcaccgacgccagcgccttCCAGACTGCCCAGGTCACGCAGAATGTCCCCGGTATCGTTGCCGGCCTGTCCACGGCCACCAACACCGACTTCACCGTCAAGGTACAGATGCCGCAGGGCATGACCTGTACTGGCACGGTGGGCAATGCCACCAATGTCTGCGTCGGTATGGTCAGGAATAGCACCCCGGCCGGTCCCTTTGGCGGCTCCTTTGCTTTCACTCAGCCCGAGAaggctcgcgcccgcgcccttGCCTACCGCCTTAAGAAGCGTTTTGAGATTACCCGCCGAGAAGAACTCGCCGACTTCGAGGTTaccgaggtcgacgaggacgaagacgaggagtAA
- a CDS encoding uncharacterized protein (EggNog:ENOG503P992) has product MPAYTFYSIARPHLNKWYTMKKNDGTELSLYIPTSRHQRDKDLLRLHTGKEVKGEILALAELPPNSVGTYRLVPGKSFEAAPTVAMSSDYRWGMMVPAGPGGAMVWKTFVWQKNRDRFAPTGKKGLDLVDVEKCEGCAMLDYDRLLGSLQLEVSWGDDFDLMVLMTFMAKYEQDRRNSQRGSSIDPVIFGGAAACM; this is encoded by the coding sequence ATGCCTGCCTACACGTTTTACAGCATCGCCCGGCCGCACCTCAACAAATGGTACACCATGAAGAAGAATGACGGCACGGAGCTCAGCCTCTACATACCCACGTCCAGGCACCAGCGCGACAAGGACCTCCTCAGGCTGCACACCGGGAAAGAGGTCAAGGGGGAGatcctggccctcgccgagctgcccCCCAACAGCGTCGGCACGTACAGGCTGGTGCCCGGCAAGTCGTTCGAGGCCGcgcccaccgtcgccatgtcCTCCGACTACCGCTGGGGCATGATGGTGCCCGcggggcccggcggcgccatggtgtGGAAGACGTTCGTGTGGCAGAAGAACAGGGACCGCTTCGCCCCcacgggcaagaagggcctcgacctcgtcgacgtggaaaAGTGCGAGGGCTGCGCCATGTTGGATTACGACAGGTTGCTCGGCTCGCTGCAGCTCGAGGTCTCCTGGGGAGACGACTTTGACCTCATGGTCTTGATGACCTTCATGGCCAAGTACGAGCAGGACCGGAGAAACAGCCAGAGGGGTTCATCAATCGATCCGGTGATCTTCGGTGGTGCGGCAGCGTGCATGTAA
- a CDS encoding uncharacterized protein (COG:S~EggNog:ENOG503NYT6), translating to MPQTSRPCHNCRRRRLRCDRSWPTCHKCAVSGQECLGYGKVFVWTQALDAQGNNLRPPPPPAAAASAGSLSATVSPSRYHQERMVRERQRQQGQQQQHGHFTQQQQQQQQQQEQEENQQRQPWRPNDGAVPDARHQAQGWCEPMSVHESRDASIDNGPDPGGAADGEMQRAVGSEADEVGGGGGGGAAAAGAGQHSMSPLQDEEGHGFRHGLSSNHQHKHERHQHQHLQLQHRQLHPPLLLDQPQHQHQQQRQRREQQRHYTVSLGFLNRQPQLPRDHGSVSSISDATSWYPSPSSAGVTPGDVAPGRDYFAPRGRVALSALTDPVFQDLDRTSRYYLAHFADHVCKDLVARDGPGNNPFRELIPLTTRHPLLLHILVATSAIHWSNLFRPITTIPTGLTDPGGYLAQLRAKDLVSRAALIDALTAKQTAMLHLRQVLDTLDPAGSEVALAAMHFFIRFDLIDLERNGDKGWLTHLDGARSILAVLSPSAAATSSSSRMLRDCVIADCFIYHALGSTLASGALAARIARYAVEVLPVLERVETNSYLSCPAAVLQVILRASEFSYESESFGTTLTLGAAEEALELIRNLRAFDMDAWAAKLRTDVRSRAHVASAHRGAACLYVLQALPLARAARPVDPDSLVDEILMHLSQLDEGDPYFKATSWPTFIAGAETRDPDKRMWTLKRLLSIWKICSWGYIFTAIEMLKTTWDMQDRHDAMVGGDRPLQGSVNWLKDLKAMGFDYLIV from the exons ATGCCCCAAACCAGCAGGCCCTGCCACaattgccgccgccgccgcctgcgctgcgATCGCTCATGGCCGACGTGCCACAAATGCGCGGTCTCGGGGCAGGAATGCCTCGGGTACGGCAAGGTCTTCGTCTGGACGCAAGCCCTCGACGCACAGGGGAATAAcctccggccgccgcccccgcctgccgcggcggcttcagcaggctccttgtcggcgacggtgagcCCCTCGCGCTACCACCAGGAGCGGATGGTGCGGGAGCGTCAACGACAGCAggggcaacaacagcagcatgGACACTTtacccagcagcagcagcaacaacagcaacagcaagaACAGGAAGAGAACCAGCAGCGTCAACCGTGGCGGCCCAATGATGGCGCGGTTCCCGACGCCAGGCACCAGGCGCAGGGGTGGTGCGAGCCCATGAGTGTGCACGAGAGCAGGGATGCCTCCATCGACAATGGTCCAGACCCGGGAGGGGCAGCCGATGGAGAAATGCAAAGAGCTGTTGGTAGCGAAGCCGACGAAGtaggaggtggaggaggaggaggagctgctgctgcgggagcaGGACAGCACAGCATGTCGCCGCTGCAGGACGAAGAGGGTCACGGGTTCAGGCACGGGCTCTCATCAAACCATCAGCATAAGCACGAgcgccaccaacaccaacatcTTCAACTCCAGCATCGTCAACTCCACCCGCCTCTTCTCCTCGATCAGcctcagcaccagcaccagcagcagagacagagacgcgagcagcagcgacactACACAGTTTCGCTGGGCTTCCTTAACCGGCAACCCCAGTTACCACGCGATCATGGGAGCGTTAGTTCCATTTCGGACGCCACCAGTTGGTATCCATCGCCCTCATCGGCCGGTGTCACGCCTGGCGATGTCGCCCCGGGCCGAGATTACTTCGCACCCCGCGGCAGAGTCGCCCTCAGCGCCTTGACTGACCCCGTGTTCCAAGACCTGGACCGGACCTCACGGTACTACCTGGCCCACT TCGCCGACCACGTCTGCAAGgatctcgtcgcccgcgatgGCCCTGGAAACAACCCGTTCCGGGAGCTCATCCCACTCACGACGAGGCACCCACTGCTCCTCCACATCCTCGTGGCCACGTCGGCCATTCACTGGTCTAACCTCTTTCGTCCCATTACCACGATTCCCACGGGATTAACGGATCCTGGCGGCTACCTTGCCCAGCTGCGAGCCAAGGACCTGGTGTCGCGCGCAGCCCTTATCGATGCCCTTACCGCCAAGCAGACGGCCATGCTCCACCTTCGCCAGGTTCTCGACACGCTGGATCCCGCAGGCAGCGAAGTGGCCCTGGCAGCGATGCACTTTTTCATCCGTTTTGACCTAATCGACCTGGAAAGGAATGGCGACAAGGGGTGGCTCACACACCTTGATGGCGCCAGGAGCATTCTAGCCGTCCTGTCTCcctctgccgctgccacaAGCTCATCGAGCAGGATGTTGCGGGACTGTGTCATTGCTGACTGTTTTAT ATACCACGCCCTTGGATCGACTCTTGCTTCAGGCGCCCTTGCGGCGCGCATTGCTCGCTATGCAGTCGAGGTGCTTCCCGTATTGGAGCGAGTCGAAACCAACAGCTACCTTTCGTGTCCCGCTGCCGTGCTGCAGGTCATATTGAGGGCGTCTGAGTTCTCATACGAGAGCGAGTCGTTTGGCACCACGTTGACTCTgggggccgccgaggaggcacTTGAGCTCATCCGTAACCTGCGAGCATTCGACATGGACGCGTGGGCTGCAAAGCTCCGTACGGACGTGCGGAGCCGGGCCCATGTCGCATCGGCTCATCGCGGAGCAGCGTGTCTTTATGTACTCCAGGCACTCCCCCTggcgcgagcggcgcgacCCGTGGACCCGGATTCTCTCGTTGACGAGATCCTCATGCATCTGagccagctcgacgagggggaCCCCTACTTCAAGGCAACGTCTTGGCCGACATTTatcgcgggcgccgagaCGCGTGATCCCGATAAGCGAATGTGGACGCTCAAACGCCTCTTGTCAATCTGGAAGATTTGCTCCTGGGGGTACATATTCACGGCCATTGAGATGCTCAAAACGACGTGGGACATGCAGGACCGGCACGACGCGATGGTCGGCGGAGACAGGCCATTGCAAGGCAGCGTCAATTGGCTCAAAGATCTCAAAGCCATGGGATTTGACTACCTCATTGTCTAA
- a CDS encoding uncharacterized protein (EggNog:ENOG503NVT4~TransMembrane:14 (i69-92o112-128i135-153o173-190i197-217o229-249i261-282o302-326i338-359o371-392i399-418o424-450i462-481o501-520i)~COG:U), whose amino-acid sequence MSTRRDDEPSRYKLSLVDAVAAGRRGPRRKMSSNESITTLRESSEELEQRKIDFERLGRERPAAFSSTWLEIAFVTAMLVSLSMAEFVIGGFQVVLPALVEPFDIPPSSQTWPSSVLTLVAGSFLFPLGRVTDMYGGYIVFNSGLMWFSIWGIATGFAQNFTTLVLCRAMEGLGAAAFLPAGISMLGTIYRPGPRKNLVFALYGATAPLGFFAGIIIGGLAQDLLQWRWYFWIGGIVTGLCCLGALLTSPRDYTETRKMNVKMDWWGTCTMIPGLMLTIYSITESSHARRGWSSPEIVSTLVLGLLFLAATVYVEGWVATAPLIPADIFRVKYIKRMLFCLLLSWGVFSVYLFYTNFYIETILGKSALITAVWFAPWAASGLILSTFAGLILHIFPGRVLLIFSGICKVVAVLLFALIPENPNYWAWVFPAMVCEAACVDVLWTVSNVFLTTSLPRHRQGMAGAVITITVFVGGALVLAIADVAKGQFEASGMDVKSQYKGVFLIAAGLAFLALISSSCIKLGKAGCALTVDEKEQEKEKEESVVERPRLQRRDTQSSDATAVDSDAETQATLEADSEKTAVVAVSPLDAAQK is encoded by the exons ATGTCAACGCGGCGAGATGATGAGCCCAGCCGATATAAACTGTCTCTGGTGGACGCCGTTgcagctggccgacgagggccacGCCGAAAAATGTCTTCCAACGAGTCCATCACCACTCTGCGAGAGAGCTCCGAAGAGCTCGAGCAACGAAAAATCGACTTTGAGAGGCTAGGACGGGAGAGACCAGCCGCCTTCTCGTCAACATGGCTCGAGATAGCCTTTGTTACGGCGATGCTCGTGTCGCTGTCCATGGCG GAATTTGTTATCGGCGGCTTCCAGGTCGTCCTACCCGCGCTCGTTGAGCCCTTCGACATCCCCCCTTCGTCTCAGacgtggccctcgagcgtgcTGACCTTGGTGGCCGGCTCATTCCTCTTTCCGCTAGGTCGCGTCACCGACATGTACGGGGGATACATCGTCTTCAACAGCGGCCTGATGTGGTTCTCCATCTGGGGTATTGCCACGGGATTTGCCCAGAATTTCACGACGCTGGTCCTTTGTCGTGCCATGGAGGGGCTGGGAGCGGCCGCATTCCTCCCAGCAGGCATCTCCATGCTCGGCACCATCTACCGGCCCGGCCCCAGGAAAAACCTCGTTTTCGCCCTTTACGGCGCTACGGCACCCCTGGGGTTCTTTGCGGGCATCATCATTGGCGGCTTGGCGCAAGATCTGCTACAGTGGCGATGGTACTTTTGGATCGGAGGCATCGTCACTGGGCTCTGCTGCCTCGGGGCGCTTCTGACCTCGCCACGCGACTACACCGAGACACGCAAGATGAACGTCAAGATGGACTGGTGGGGGACATGCACCATGATCCCCGGCCTCATGCTGACCATCTACTCCATCACCGAGAGCAgccatgcgcgccgcggctggTCCTCCCCGGAGATTGTCTCGACGCTCGTCCTGGGGCTGTTGTTCCTCGCGGCCACTGTTTACGTGGAGGGATGGGTTGCAACGGCGCCACTCATTCCTGCTGACATCTTTCGCGTCAAGTACATCAAACGCATGCTTTTCTGTCTGCTCCTCTCGTGGGGCGTATTCTCCGTGTACCTGTTTTACACTAATTTCTA CATCGAAACTATTCTGGGGAAATCGGCATTGATTACGGCCGTTTGGTTCGCGCCATGGGCGGCCAGCGGACTCATTCTGTCGACCTTCGCCGGGCTAATCCTCCACATCTTTCCGGGCCGCGTCCTGCTCATCTTCTCGGGCATCTGCAAGGTGGTCGCCGTGCTCCTCTTTGCCCTCATACCCGAGAATCCGAACTACTGGGCTTGGGTGTTTCCCGCCATGGTCTGCGAGGCAGCGTGCGTGGACGTGCTCTGGACGGTGAGCAATGTGTTCCTTACGACAAGTCTGCCACGCCACCGCCAGGGCATGGCCGGCGCTGTCATAACCATCACGGTTTTCGTCGGCGGGGCGCTGGTGCTAGCCATCGCGGACGTGGCCAAGGGCCAGTTCGAAGCTTCGGGCATGGACGTCAAGTCGCAGTACAAGGGCGTATTCTTGATTGCCGCAGGCCTTGCCTTTTTGGCCCTCATCTCCAGTAGCTGCATCAAGCTGGGCAAAGCAGGTTGTGCCCTGACGGTCGATGAGAAGgagcaggagaaggagaaggaggagagtgTCGTGGAGCGACCCAGGCTGCAGAGGCGAGACACGCAGAGCTCGGACGCGACGGCCGTGGACTCTGACGCCGAGACCCAGGCCACCCTTGAAGCGGACAGCGAGAAGACGGCTGTGGTGGCAGTGTCTCCTCTGGACGCAGCCCAGAAGTAG